One genomic window of Bradyrhizobium sp. B124 includes the following:
- a CDS encoding polysaccharide deacetylase family protein, with amino-acid sequence MRSALGLMLASVVAAIVIAGVWFWTSSPRADAAPPQTTAAAKAEPLPAAAAKQAARDDVETTAALSKRADATQAAAPAAAPAPAPAPVAAAPRCANPDALGISRTVVVDTTGGPGFGFLQYKQYDFLTDKEVVLTFDDGPWPTTPAVLKALADECTKAVFFPIGLHTTYHPDILRQVAAAGHTIGAHTWSHAHLASKKLTEQQAKDEIEKGFSAVKLALGANPAPFFRFPALAHTPATTAYLGTRNIAMFSVDVDSNDFKSKSSDEVINNVMTKLDKEHKGIILMHDLQKHTAQALPTLLRKLKAGGYKVVWMKAKTQIETLPEYDAMMAKTEKPIATGRPIGNVVQTVAD; translated from the coding sequence ATGCGTAGTGCGTTGGGCCTGATGCTGGCCAGTGTTGTAGCGGCGATCGTGATCGCCGGCGTGTGGTTCTGGACCTCCTCGCCGCGTGCCGACGCGGCTCCTCCGCAGACAACTGCCGCAGCCAAGGCCGAGCCGCTTCCTGCGGCGGCGGCAAAGCAGGCTGCCAGGGACGATGTCGAGACGACCGCCGCGCTGTCGAAGCGCGCCGATGCCACCCAGGCGGCGGCCCCGGCCGCAGCCCCCGCCCCGGCGCCAGCCCCGGTTGCCGCCGCACCCAGATGCGCCAATCCCGATGCGCTCGGCATCAGCCGGACCGTCGTGGTCGACACCACTGGCGGCCCGGGTTTCGGCTTCCTGCAGTACAAGCAATATGACTTCCTGACCGACAAGGAGGTCGTGCTGACCTTCGACGACGGTCCGTGGCCGACCACGCCCGCCGTGCTCAAGGCGCTGGCGGACGAGTGCACCAAGGCGGTGTTCTTCCCGATCGGCCTGCACACCACCTATCACCCGGACATCCTCCGCCAGGTCGCCGCCGCCGGCCACACCATCGGCGCCCACACCTGGTCGCATGCGCATCTGGCGAGCAAGAAGCTCACCGAGCAGCAGGCCAAGGACGAGATCGAGAAGGGTTTTAGCGCGGTGAAGCTGGCGCTGGGTGCGAACCCCGCCCCGTTCTTCCGCTTCCCCGCACTGGCGCACACCCCAGCGACAACAGCCTATCTCGGCACCCGCAACATCGCGATGTTCTCGGTCGACGTCGACTCCAACGACTTCAAGTCCAAGAGCTCGGACGAGGTCATCAACAACGTGATGACCAAGCTCGACAAGGAGCACAAGGGCATCATCCTGATGCATGACTTGCAGAAGCACACCGCGCAGGCGCTGCCGACGCTGCTGCGCAAACTGAAGGCAGGCGGCTACAAGGTGGTCTGGATGAAGGCCAAGACCCAGATCGAGACGCTGCCCGAATACGACGCGATGATGGCGAAGACCGAGAAGCCGATCGCAACCGGCCGGCCGATCGGCAACGTCGTGCAGACGGTCGCCGACTAG
- a CDS encoding carbonic anhydrase: MKTFDITYRYSSDDVSIRPTPPDSHTALLRLEQGNKSFATLLDCDEGASVVQQIIPVDLRDLGLPADSAVPKQRPFAAVLGCSDARVPVELIFNEGPNDLFVVRVAGNGLGIEVLGSLKYAVENLGGSLKLIVVLGHSGCGALTTAVDVFLNPREYLPLATKRSLRSILDGALVVVQTSERKLVAAFGPAVVREPGYRKALIETSIATNAALAAYSIQEELRSNDYTGIEAVYGVYLLESRAIWAPRSSDADGIGLAAAPRDLAAFVELGNAIVRSRRIESLVNAKD; the protein is encoded by the coding sequence ATGAAGACCTTCGATATCACGTATCGCTATAGCAGCGACGATGTCTCGATCAGGCCAACCCCGCCGGACAGTCATACGGCTTTGCTGCGTCTGGAGCAGGGCAACAAGAGCTTCGCCACGCTCCTTGACTGCGACGAGGGGGCGAGCGTGGTACAGCAGATCATCCCGGTCGATCTGCGTGACCTGGGCCTGCCGGCCGACAGCGCCGTACCGAAGCAAAGACCGTTCGCCGCAGTGCTCGGCTGCTCCGACGCCCGCGTGCCAGTTGAACTCATTTTCAATGAAGGGCCCAATGATCTCTTCGTGGTCCGCGTCGCGGGCAACGGGCTCGGAATAGAGGTGCTTGGAAGCCTCAAATACGCCGTCGAGAACCTTGGCGGGAGCCTCAAGCTCATCGTCGTGCTCGGCCACAGCGGATGCGGCGCGCTCACGACAGCCGTCGATGTATTCCTGAATCCGCGTGAATACTTGCCGCTCGCGACCAAGCGTTCGCTCCGCAGCATTCTCGACGGTGCGCTGGTCGTGGTGCAGACTTCCGAGAGAAAGCTGGTCGCCGCGTTCGGGCCAGCGGTGGTACGCGAGCCCGGATATCGAAAAGCCTTGATCGAGACATCGATTGCCACCAACGCCGCGCTGGCGGCTTACTCAATACAAGAAGAATTGAGGAGCAACGACTACACCGGGATCGAAGCGGTTTACGGCGTCTATCTTCTGGAGAGCCGCGCGATATGGGCTCCCCGTTCCAGTGATGCCGATGGGATTGGGCTGGCGGCGGCACCTCGAGACCTTGCAGCGTTTGTGGAACTCGGCAACGCCATCGTGCGCTCGCGGCGTATTGAATCGCTTGTGAACGCGAAAGATTGA